From a region of the Hymenobacter jejuensis genome:
- a CDS encoding T9SS type A sorting domain-containing protein, whose product MRTLLPSKSRCIPWGSRLAKVLLPAVTFLATTGTALAQFPRYESFKNTTTTGSGFILGGPTTTNKATLTAASGVDADGAGYLRLTNNTGNQAGYAIDNASFPAPSGFSISFEFFSYGGTGADGFSVFFIDADKTSAAAFTSGASGGSLGYAQKTADPVSNGVPNGYIGIGIDEYGNYTNPTEGRVGGPGPVADAVAIRGAGNGRSATDYPYIAGSGTLPFSVDVATTRANVPTNADYRRAYIDVVPQISGGVTTYSIRVRIQHGSVVTTAINGVTVPTPPNNLRIGFAGSTGGSTNYHEIRNLAIVKAPIANDDVATTRYNAATTIDVINNDIFSGSNYQTGSVDLDPFTAGIQSTFAVANQGTFSVDAQGLVTFTPSGTYAGVVTIPYIMQDVAGANPVSPNPQVYSNPGNISVTVTGADLLTTVSAPATAASGANFVYTVTTKNSGPETATNVVPTLTLSTKPIAANVILPTGAAYDATSGKVTFATTGSLAPDGTVTNTVTVKAPTSGAIVGTAATTNSIPDPDATNNTASVTTVVTGPDLVVTFNPVPPTSVAVGTLINYAFTIRNTGSVTATNVAPTLTLSTKPAAADVTNLPAGASYNATTGVVTFASNSITTATPRSYTVTVKAPASPTLVATATGTGTEADITPANNTVSATTSITGADIVTTVSGPATTTVGTRITYTMTTTNTGTQAATNVVPTLTLAPNLPAGSVTVTGGTYDQPSGIVTFTTITNMAANGPAKTNTVTFTVPATAAIAGTATSTGDGFDPNTDNNTVSITTTVSGADVATTLSGPTTATPGSKVVYTMSTTNAGTLAATNVVPTLTLAPNLPAGSVTNLPTGAIYDPASGKITFATITSLGANAAAVTNSVTLTVPTTGASLKGTATSTGSDFDPNTANNSASLTTNIIGADVVTGISGPTTANPSSNVSYTVSTTNLGTETATSIVPTLTLSTKPAAVDVILPTGASYDPTSGKVTFATITSLAANAAAVTNVVTVKAPASGTLIASAASTGTSFDPNTANNTADLTTTISGVANIATACATPGKDGVGTLNGTSPNTYYPGVSTAVANGTSTVTIGAARTGTGTASTAVAAGDLVLVMQMQGADITTTNTTTYGTVTNNTNYTAGKYEYAIVTSVATAGSNQVLTLAKTLTNAYTTAAATGTAGQRTFQVIRIPQYSSLTLSGTVTGAAWNGTTGGVLAVDVAGKTTYATGASLSMTAKGFRGGGGVAALTATTGAYVSLSAAGNGSKGEGSAGTPTQFYDGTSVSTTGSGYPVGSHAAGAPGNAGGGATDLTATNTGNAGGGGGTNGGAGGVGGFGFDNTGNAGSGIQAQGGRSLSADASASRLFMGGGGGAGSIDAGTTAQIAASSGGVGGGIVILRSGQIVASGTGTLTVQADGANAPTAGATVNATTNLQGAGGGGAGGTVLVMASLPDGSAASLTNVTISADGGSGGNAGYTDNGRTGTNRVWSGYGPGGGGGGGKYYTNGTVATSTVAAGNAGTTRNGLGNSAATTTYGAANGATGTSLTTATPSSTATIAGAGSCMPVLTTSLATSTPQVNKTSTSVSPASYVLSVSNTGGVASGVTATTRLDDLFNFDNTFTPVVKLTDANGNATTLAAGTDYTVDASVGISPVFKNITIPGGSTLSISFRATIKNTATSGTSYDASTTIAYTDPTRTPTSSVITPGGTYAATGTVPGTNYDGTTSANSSEDVTVVRALPVELKQFVATAIRLDALLTWSTATERNNDRFEIERSLDGKTFEKIGSVKGQGNSTHATEYRYTDTNAARWSAKPIYYRLRQVDFDGVSAFSPVRFVTFDKQVLTAVALYPNPAHGAATLDLTGLAAGTYQVQVLDLTGRVLSKQTVVGAQAHPLSVQQLPMGSYIVRIQGAGTNVTLPLVRN is encoded by the coding sequence ATGAGAACACTTCTTCCCTCAAAAAGTCGGTGCATCCCTTGGGGCAGTCGCTTGGCGAAAGTATTGCTTCCGGCGGTAACTTTTCTTGCTACGACCGGCACAGCGCTGGCGCAGTTTCCTCGGTACGAGTCATTTAAGAATACCACAACCACGGGCTCTGGCTTTATCCTAGGCGGGCCAACAACTACCAACAAAGCAACCCTTACCGCAGCTAGTGGCGTTGACGCAGACGGGGCAGGTTACCTGCGCCTAACCAACAACACGGGCAACCAAGCCGGCTATGCCATTGACAATGCCAGTTTCCCGGCGCCATCAGGCTTTAGTATTTCTTTTGAGTTCTTCTCCTACGGTGGCACCGGAGCCGATGGATTCTCAGTGTTCTTCATAGACGCTGATAAAACATCTGCTGCTGCTTTCACGAGCGGAGCCTCCGGTGGCTCACTCGGCTACGCGCAGAAAACCGCTGATCCGGTTAGCAACGGGGTGCCTAATGGCTACATTGGCATCGGCATCGACGAGTACGGCAACTACACCAACCCCACAGAAGGACGTGTTGGCGGCCCGGGGCCAGTGGCCGACGCCGTAGCCATTCGGGGTGCAGGCAATGGACGCAGTGCTACAGACTATCCTTACATCGCGGGAAGCGGCACCTTGCCTTTCAGCGTTGACGTGGCAACTACGCGAGCTAACGTTCCGACTAACGCTGATTATCGCCGGGCCTACATCGACGTAGTACCGCAAATCAGCGGCGGCGTGACGACCTACAGCATTCGGGTGCGGATTCAGCACGGATCTGTGGTGACCACCGCTATCAACGGCGTTACGGTACCAACCCCACCGAATAACCTGCGAATTGGCTTTGCGGGTTCTACGGGGGGATCTACCAATTACCACGAAATCCGCAATCTGGCTATTGTAAAAGCCCCTATTGCGAACGACGACGTAGCCACTACGCGCTACAACGCCGCCACCACGATTGACGTCATCAACAACGACATCTTCTCCGGCAGCAACTACCAAACCGGCTCCGTTGACCTTGATCCATTCACGGCGGGCATCCAATCTACCTTTGCTGTAGCGAACCAAGGCACTTTTAGCGTTGACGCCCAAGGATTGGTAACTTTCACTCCATCAGGTACTTATGCGGGCGTTGTGACCATCCCCTACATAATGCAGGACGTGGCTGGTGCCAACCCCGTTTCTCCTAACCCGCAGGTATATTCCAACCCCGGCAACATTTCAGTGACGGTAACCGGTGCCGACCTGCTTACTACTGTGAGCGCTCCGGCCACGGCTGCTAGTGGCGCCAACTTTGTTTATACCGTTACCACCAAAAACTCAGGACCCGAGACGGCTACTAACGTGGTGCCCACGCTCACGCTCAGCACCAAGCCTATTGCAGCCAATGTGATATTGCCAACCGGCGCCGCTTACGATGCGACATCGGGCAAGGTCACCTTCGCCACCACAGGCTCTCTGGCGCCCGACGGAACCGTCACTAACACGGTTACTGTAAAGGCACCTACTAGCGGTGCAATCGTAGGCACGGCCGCCACTACCAATTCTATACCGGACCCTGACGCAACTAATAACACTGCTTCTGTTACAACCGTTGTTACCGGTCCTGACTTGGTTGTTACCTTTAATCCGGTGCCGCCGACTTCAGTTGCGGTAGGTACTCTCATCAACTACGCATTCACAATCCGGAATACGGGCTCAGTGACGGCTACCAACGTGGCGCCCACGCTCACGCTCAGCACGAAGCCAGCAGCAGCGGATGTAACTAACTTACCCGCCGGGGCCAGCTATAACGCCACTACGGGTGTCGTCACTTTTGCCTCTAACAGCATAACGACTGCCACCCCCAGAAGTTATACGGTTACGGTGAAGGCGCCTGCCAGCCCTACGCTTGTGGCTACGGCCACTGGCACTGGCACTGAGGCTGATATAACTCCAGCTAATAATACGGTTTCCGCTACCACGTCTATCACTGGGGCCGACATCGTTACGACCGTCAGCGGTCCAGCCACAACCACAGTTGGCACTCGGATCACTTACACGATGACTACCACAAATACGGGTACGCAAGCGGCCACCAATGTTGTGCCCACGCTCACGTTGGCGCCTAACCTACCGGCTGGTAGCGTAACGGTTACTGGCGGCACATACGATCAGCCTTCCGGTATTGTCACGTTCACTACGATTACCAACATGGCTGCTAATGGTCCAGCCAAGACTAACACAGTAACTTTCACCGTGCCGGCCACTGCGGCCATCGCGGGAACAGCTACCAGCACGGGTGATGGCTTCGACCCCAATACGGACAATAACACGGTTTCTATAACCACCACGGTTTCAGGAGCTGACGTTGCTACAACTCTCAGCGGACCGACGACAGCCACCCCTGGCTCGAAAGTAGTGTATACGATGAGCACGACCAATGCAGGTACGCTCGCGGCCACCAATGTCGTGCCCACCCTTACACTGGCACCCAACCTGCCAGCTGGTAGCGTAACCAATTTGCCTACCGGGGCTATTTACGACCCAGCTTCGGGCAAGATCACGTTTGCCACGATTACCAGCCTTGGGGCCAACGCCGCCGCCGTCACCAACTCGGTTACGCTGACTGTGCCAACTACCGGCGCTTCGTTGAAGGGAACAGCGACTAGTACTGGCTCTGACTTTGACCCTAACACGGCCAACAACTCGGCCTCGCTTACGACTAACATTATCGGCGCCGATGTGGTGACCGGCATCAGCGGGCCAACTACGGCTAACCCAAGCTCGAATGTGAGTTACACGGTTAGCACGACGAACCTAGGCACTGAAACGGCTACGAGCATCGTGCCTACGCTTACGCTCAGCACCAAGCCAGCTGCAGTGGACGTAATACTGCCAACCGGCGCCTCTTATGATCCAACATCGGGCAAGGTCACGTTTGCTACCATCACTAGCCTAGCGGCCAACGCAGCAGCTGTCACTAACGTAGTTACGGTGAAGGCGCCAGCCAGCGGTACGCTTATAGCCTCTGCTGCCAGCACCGGCACCAGCTTCGATCCAAATACTGCCAACAACACGGCCGACCTTACTACTACCATTTCGGGTGTAGCAAACATTGCAACCGCTTGTGCTACGCCCGGCAAAGACGGCGTAGGTACATTAAATGGCACTTCTCCGAATACGTACTATCCCGGCGTTTCGACAGCGGTTGCTAATGGTACCTCCACCGTTACCATTGGTGCAGCCCGAACCGGCACAGGCACGGCTTCTACAGCTGTTGCAGCAGGCGACCTTGTACTGGTAATGCAAATGCAAGGCGCTGATATAACTACTACTAACACAACTACTTACGGCACCGTTACAAACAACACCAACTACACGGCTGGTAAGTACGAATACGCTATCGTTACGAGCGTTGCAACTGCAGGTAGCAACCAAGTGTTGACCTTGGCCAAAACGTTGACTAATGCCTATACCACGGCCGCGGCAACTGGTACGGCGGGCCAACGTACTTTTCAGGTTATTCGCATTCCACAATATTCGTCTCTTACGCTCTCTGGCACTGTTACCGGCGCTGCCTGGAACGGCACTACAGGCGGCGTACTGGCTGTAGATGTAGCTGGCAAAACTACCTATGCAACGGGCGCATCTTTGTCCATGACAGCCAAAGGCTTCCGTGGAGGTGGCGGTGTCGCTGCCCTTACGGCAACGACAGGGGCTTATGTAAGCCTTTCTGCAGCTGGCAACGGCTCGAAGGGCGAAGGCTCAGCAGGCACGCCAACACAGTTCTATGACGGCACTTCAGTATCCACAACCGGTAGCGGCTACCCGGTGGGCAGCCACGCAGCGGGCGCACCAGGCAACGCCGGCGGCGGCGCCACTGACTTAACAGCAACTAATACTGGCAACGCCGGCGGTGGCGGCGGTACAAACGGTGGAGCAGGTGGTGTTGGCGGCTTCGGCTTCGACAATACTGGTAACGCCGGCAGCGGCATCCAGGCACAAGGAGGACGTAGCCTCTCCGCAGATGCTAGCGCTTCACGCCTGTTTATGGGCGGCGGCGGCGGTGCCGGCTCAATTGATGCTGGTACAACTGCCCAAATTGCGGCAAGCAGCGGTGGCGTAGGCGGCGGCATCGTCATCCTTCGCTCTGGACAAATAGTTGCTTCGGGCACCGGAACACTGACGGTACAAGCTGACGGTGCAAACGCTCCTACAGCCGGTGCTACAGTTAACGCAACTACCAACCTGCAAGGTGCTGGCGGCGGCGGCGCCGGCGGTACTGTTCTTGTCATGGCTTCACTTCCCGATGGCTCGGCAGCAAGCTTGACTAACGTAACAATTAGTGCCGATGGTGGATCAGGTGGTAACGCTGGTTACACTGATAACGGCAGAACTGGCACCAACAGAGTATGGTCGGGCTACGGCCCCGGGGGGGGCGGCGGCGGCGGTAAATACTACACCAATGGTACAGTTGCTACGTCGACAGTTGCTGCTGGTAATGCCGGCACTACCAGAAACGGCCTTGGCAATAGTGCAGCTACTACTACTTACGGTGCAGCAAATGGTGCTACCGGCACTTCTTTGACCACAGCAACGCCTAGCTCTACGGCTACCATCGCCGGGGCCGGCTCCTGCATGCCGGTGCTAACGACGAGCTTGGCTACTTCAACTCCGCAGGTAAACAAAACAAGCACCTCGGTTAGCCCTGCTTCCTATGTGCTGAGCGTTTCCAACACGGGTGGCGTCGCTTCTGGTGTAACTGCCACGACCCGCCTGGACGATTTGTTCAACTTCGACAACACGTTCACGCCCGTTGTGAAGCTGACCGACGCCAATGGCAATGCTACGACCCTGGCTGCCGGCACGGATTATACTGTGGACGCCAGCGTTGGCATCTCGCCCGTATTCAAGAATATCACCATCCCGGGTGGCTCTACTCTGAGCATTTCGTTCCGGGCTACCATCAAGAATACGGCTACCAGTGGCACGTCTTACGACGCTAGCACTACCATCGCGTACACAGACCCTACTCGCACTCCGACCAGTTCCGTAATCACTCCGGGTGGCACGTACGCCGCGACCGGCACGGTACCGGGCACCAACTACGACGGCACGACGAGCGCAAACTCTTCCGAAGACGTAACGGTGGTACGGGCTCTGCCTGTCGAGTTGAAGCAGTTTGTGGCCACGGCCATCCGCCTAGATGCTCTCCTGACTTGGTCTACTGCCACCGAGCGTAACAACGATCGTTTCGAAATTGAGCGCTCGCTCGATGGCAAGACCTTCGAGAAGATCGGCTCGGTAAAAGGCCAGGGCAACAGCACGCACGCTACGGAATATCGGTACACCGATACCAACGCCGCTCGTTGGTCGGCCAAGCCCATCTATTACCGCTTGCGGCAGGTTGATTTCGACGGCGTTTCGGCCTTCAGCCCGGTTCGCTTCGTGACCTTCGACAAGCAGGTACTGACCGCCGTTGCCTTATATCCCAACCCAGCCCACGGCGCTGCTACCCTTGATCTGACGGGTTTAGCCGCTGGCACGTATCAGGTTCAG